GCACCGTTCAACCGGAAGTCCTGGCGCTGGCTGAAGCGTTTGCCGAAGCGGGTAAACCGGTCGGGCTGATCTGCATCTCCCCGGCACTGGCCGCGAAGATCTATGGGCCGGGCGTGACCTGCACCATCGGCAACGATACCGACACTGCCGCTGCGATGAACAAGATGGGCGCGACCCACACGGACTGCGCGGTGACTGACATCGTTGAAGACAAGGCCCGCAAACTGGTGAGCACGCCGGCGTACATGCTGGCGCAATCGATCAGCGAAGCCGCGTCCGGCATCAACAAACTGGTCGACCGCGTCCTCGAACTGACCCACGAAAACGACGCCTGACGGATGGCATAAGGAGCTTTTGTGGCGAGGGAGCTTGCTCCCGCTCGTTTTGGGGCTGCTTCGCACCCCAGCGGGAGCAAGCTCCCTCGCCACAGGAACAGAGTCCGTTCAGGGCTTGCGCGTTAGCCGCGTAAGAATCCGGTCCAGCGCATTGGCAAACGCCTGCTTCTCCCGCTCGCCAAACGGTGCCGGCCCGCCGCTCATCTGCCCCTGTTCACGCAAGTCGGTGAACAGGTTGCGCACCGCCAGCCGATCACCCATGTTCTGCGCGTCGAACTCCTTGCCCCGCGGGTCCAGCGCTGCAACGCCTTTTTTCACTAGCCGGTCGGCCAGTGGCACGTCGCTGCAGATCACCAGCTCGCCGGGCACCGCGTGCTCCACCAGATAGTCGTCCGCCGCATCCGGGCCACTCGGCACCACAATCAGCTTCACCAGCGCCAACCCAGGCTTGATCTGCGGCTGCCCCGCCACCAGCACCACTTCGAACTGACGCTTGAGGGCGAACTTAACCACCAGATCCTTGGCCGCCCGAGGGCAGGCGTCGGCATCGATCCACACACGCATTGGGTTTGACCTCTCCAAAAAAATCGCGAGCAGGCTCGCTCCCACAGGTTATACGCCATCCTGTGGGAGCGAGCCTGCTCGCGATTGTGAGCGCAGCGAATGCTTTCAAGAAACAGACACCCGCCGCTTCTCCGCCATCCAGCTACGCCCATACAACACAATGATCGCAATGATCGCCACCGCCTGAGCACTCAGCGAATACGCATCAGCATGGATGCCCAGCCAGTCGAACTCAAAGAACGGCACCGGCCGCGTACCGAAGATCCCGGCTTCCTGCAATGCCTTCACACCGTGACCGGCAAACACCACCGACAGTGCGCACAGCAACCCGGCATTGATGCTGAAGAACAGCGACAGCGGCAGTTTCGCCGAGCCCCGCAGGATCACCCACGCCAGGCCCACCAGCAGCACCAGCGCCGTGGCACCGCCAGCCAATACCGCGTTATGCCCTGCTGGTCCCGCCTGCAACCACAAGGTCTCGTAGAACAGGATCACCTCAAACAACTCGCGATACACCGAGAAAAACGCCAGCGTCGCAAAGCCGAAACGCCCGCCGCCGCCCACCAGGCTGCTCTTGATGTAATCCTGCCAGGCCGCTGCGTGGCGACGGTCGTGCATCCACACGCCGAGCCAGAGCACCATAACCGCGGCGAACAACGCCGTCGCGCCTTCCAGCAATTCACGCTGCGAGCCGCTGACGTCGATCACAAACGCCGCCAGCGCCCATGTTGCCAGACCGGCCACCAGCGCCAGGCCCCAACCGACGTTGACACTGCGCACCGCCGATTGCTGGCCAGTGTTGCGCAGGAACGCAAGGATCGCCGCCAGCACCAGAATCGCTTCCAGACCTTCGCGCAACAGAATCAGCAGACCGGAAATGTAGCTCAGGGACCAGCTCAAACCATCACTGCCGAGCAGGCTGGCAGATTCTTTCAACCTGGCTTTGGCCGCGTCCAGACGTTTCTGGACCTCGGCCACCGACAAGCCGTCCTGCAACGACTGACGGTAAGCCATCAGGGATTTTTCAGTGTCTTTGCGCACATTGGCGTCGACATTGTCCAGGGAGCTTTCGACCAGCTCGAAACCTTCCAGGTACGCCGCCACCGACAGGTCATAGGCCTGATCGTGATCGCCGGCGCGATAGGCCGCGACGCTTTTGTCCAGTG
This DNA window, taken from Pseudomonas fluorescens NCIMB 11764, encodes the following:
- the elbB gene encoding isoprenoid biosynthesis glyoxalase ElbB; this encodes MSKKIAVILSGCGVYDGAEIHESVITLLRLDQRGAQVQCFAPNIAQLHVINHLTGEEMPESRNVLVESARIARGNIKDLREADVEDFDALIVPGGFGAAKNLSNFAIEGAGCTVQPEVLALAEAFAEAGKPVGLICISPALAAKIYGPGVTCTIGNDTDTAAAMNKMGATHTDCAVTDIVEDKARKLVSTPAYMLAQSISEAASGINKLVDRVLELTHENDA
- a CDS encoding YaiI/YqxD family protein, with protein sequence MRVWIDADACPRAAKDLVVKFALKRQFEVVLVAGQPQIKPGLALVKLIVVPSGPDAADDYLVEHAVPGELVICSDVPLADRLVKKGVAALDPRGKEFDAQNMGDRLAVRNLFTDLREQGQMSGGPAPFGEREKQAFANALDRILTRLTRKP
- a CDS encoding FTR1 family protein, with the protein product MTAPSRFLAWLVLPLFALCSSHLLADTVEGAPQALHLLDYIGADYPQSVQAGKVINESEYREQLEFTKVLQGLIAAMPDKAEKAGLEQGVSTLHRAIAARQDGADVARQARQLGAKLAVAYEVSQAPIITPDPTRGAPLYAQHCSVCHGDAGAGDGPAGVGLTPPPANLRDVARQDRLSLYAIYNTLGMGVEGTDMPAFADQLDDRQRWDLATYIASFSADPAAATSDKTYNIADLARQTPAEVLAAEGPQAAATFRAQRSQPPQVKRGPAQLLDYTAATLDKSVAAYRAGDHDQAYDLSVAAYLEGFELVESSLDNVDANVRKDTEKSLMAYRQSLQDGLSVAEVQKRLDAAKARLKESASLLGSDGLSWSLSYISGLLILLREGLEAILVLAAILAFLRNTGQQSAVRSVNVGWGLALVAGLATWALAAFVIDVSGSQRELLEGATALFAAVMVLWLGVWMHDRRHAAAWQDYIKSSLVGGGGRFGFATLAFFSVYRELFEVILFYETLWLQAGPAGHNAVLAGGATALVLLVGLAWVILRGSAKLPLSLFFSINAGLLCALSVVFAGHGVKALQEAGIFGTRPVPFFEFDWLGIHADAYSLSAQAVAIIAIIVLYGRSWMAEKRRVSVS